Proteins from one Stenotrophomonas aracearum genomic window:
- a CDS encoding DNA-formamidopyrimidine glycosylase family protein yields MPEGPSIVILREAAAKFRRKTVRRAIGNSSLDLTRMEGRRVLSLRSWGKHFLIEFSGFSLRVHMLMFGSYRIDERKPAPPRVSLQFDNGELNIYASSLKYIEGPLDDTYDWRTDVMNDAWDPRLARRRLKLQPETLVCDALLDQDLFAGVGNIIKNEVLFRQRVHPESRIGDLPPRVLGRVITDAREYSFRFLEWKRAFELRNHWQIHTKRTCPNCGGPVSKTYPGKSKRRTFFCPNCQVRY; encoded by the coding sequence ATGCCTGAGGGCCCTTCCATCGTCATCCTGCGCGAGGCTGCGGCGAAGTTCCGTCGGAAGACCGTACGCCGCGCCATCGGCAACAGCAGCCTGGACCTGACCCGAATGGAAGGCCGGCGGGTACTGTCCCTGCGCAGCTGGGGAAAACACTTCCTTATCGAGTTCAGCGGCTTCAGCCTGCGCGTGCACATGCTGATGTTCGGGAGTTACCGCATCGACGAGCGCAAGCCCGCGCCGCCTCGTGTCTCGTTGCAGTTCGACAACGGCGAGCTCAACATCTACGCCTCTTCGCTGAAGTACATCGAAGGACCGCTGGACGATACCTACGATTGGCGCACCGACGTGATGAACGACGCGTGGGACCCCCGCTTGGCGCGGCGCCGCCTCAAACTGCAGCCGGAGACGCTGGTCTGCGATGCGCTGCTCGACCAGGACCTCTTCGCCGGGGTTGGCAACATCATCAAGAACGAAGTGCTGTTCCGCCAGCGCGTGCACCCCGAGTCGCGGATTGGCGACCTTCCGCCGCGAGTGCTGGGCAGGGTCATCACTGACGCACGTGAGTACAGTTTCAGATTCCTTGAGTGGAAGCGTGCCTTCGAGCTGCGCAACCACTGGCAGATCCACACGAAACGAACGTGTCCCAATTGCGGCGGGCCGGTCTCAAAGACCTATCCAGGCAAAAGCAAGCGGCGCACGTTTTTCTGCCCGAACTGCCAGGTCCGTTACTGA
- a CDS encoding MFS transporter, with amino-acid sequence MIVAGLSTVVEWYDFTLYLYLATVLSRVFFGGGENALLATLAGFAVSYLMRPLGALCFGHLGDRFGRRYMLLASMALMTVAMLATAMLPTFDSIGTTAGVLLLLLRCVMAFSVGGEYTGVVAYLLESAPLRRRGLVTSLASAASEVGALLAVALSALTVALLSTAQLDGWGWRIPFFVGAALAGGILLARSTMHESPEFERQVAAGTVPTSPIRDTWRFHRGAVARTFAISALGSITYYVGITYVPAFLGSVSDIGESQALWLSTGAAVAVILVTPMAGALSDRVGRRPVLIGLALLSALLPLTMFGVMASGTAVQIGLAAVVLACLAGGVSAVAAPATAEQFPGEGRLSGLALGVTMATAFFGGATPLIAELLVRHTGWAAAPGAMIAAVALLVLPVMWGLRETRPT; translated from the coding sequence ATGATCGTGGCCGGCCTTTCCACCGTGGTGGAATGGTACGACTTCACCCTCTACCTGTACCTGGCGACGGTGCTGTCGCGGGTGTTCTTCGGCGGGGGCGAGAATGCGCTGCTGGCGACCTTGGCCGGGTTTGCGGTGTCCTACCTGATGCGTCCGCTGGGCGCACTCTGTTTCGGCCACCTCGGCGACCGCTTCGGGCGGCGCTACATGCTGCTCGCCTCGATGGCATTGATGACCGTGGCGATGCTGGCCACCGCCATGCTGCCCACCTTCGACAGCATCGGCACCACCGCAGGCGTGCTGTTGCTGCTGCTGCGCTGTGTCATGGCGTTCTCGGTGGGCGGCGAATATACCGGCGTGGTCGCCTACCTGCTGGAATCGGCACCGCTGCGCAGGCGCGGGCTCGTCACCTCGCTGGCGTCGGCCGCGAGTGAGGTCGGGGCGCTGCTCGCGGTTGCACTGTCGGCGCTGACCGTTGCCCTGCTCAGTACCGCGCAGCTGGACGGCTGGGGCTGGCGCATTCCCTTCTTCGTCGGTGCCGCCTTGGCCGGCGGCATCCTGCTGGCGCGCTCGACCATGCACGAGTCGCCCGAGTTCGAACGCCAGGTGGCGGCCGGCACGGTGCCGACCTCGCCGATCCGCGATACCTGGCGCTTCCACCGTGGGGCGGTGGCCCGCACCTTCGCCATTTCCGCGCTGGGGTCGATCACTTACTACGTGGGCATCACCTACGTGCCCGCGTTCCTCGGCTCGGTCAGCGACATCGGCGAATCTCAGGCGCTGTGGCTGTCCACGGGTGCTGCGGTCGCGGTGATCCTGGTGACGCCGATGGCCGGCGCGCTGTCGGACCGGGTAGGGCGTCGACCCGTGTTGATCGGGCTGGCCCTGCTGTCCGCCCTGTTGCCGTTGACCATGTTCGGCGTGATGGCCAGCGGTACTGCAGTGCAGATCGGCCTGGCCGCCGTGGTGCTGGCGTGCCTCGCTGGCGGCGTCAGTGCAGTGGCCGCACCGGCCACCGCCGAGCAGTTCCCGGGCGAAGGCCGGCTCAGTGGGCTTGCACTGGGTGTGACCATGGCCACTGCGTTCTTCGGCGGCGCCACGCCGCTGATCGCCGAACTGCTGGTGCGCCACACCGGCTGGGCCGCAGCGCCAGGCGCGATGATCGCCGCGGTGGCGCTGCTGGTGTTGCCGGTGATGTGGGGGCTGCGCGAAACCCGCCCGACCTGA
- a CDS encoding TonB-dependent siderophore receptor, with the protein MRTIYICVPLCTPCPLRPQKSFRSLPSRSVRRAPLGLAVLAVLSLASPLALAETADAAGDAKTLDKVNVVSTQRAPSSTTRLPISLQETPQSSTVLGLQRIQDEALFSINDVLRNVTGVSVSFYDTQRPLYYARGFAITDFQVDGIPTYSGSTNQEYDTAFYDRIEVIRGANGLLSGAGIPSATVNLLRKRPGKDFDASFAVSAGSWDFRRMEADVNAPLTSDGRFRSRVVAAYTDRGLYYDRYDENKMAGMAVLEGDLTDSTTVTVGYQTQDNNPYGSTWGTVPFFDSQGNFAHLPRGTNLSPKWSYWKRETSTAFANLEQRFGENWLLKINTAYTRGNVQNVRLYGTGNPNPDTGAGIFLRAAAGDSEDTRRNVDAYLSGTFPLFGREHDLTVGAQWSDLEGTTNTIALRYPTDWARCGTERCYYIPNVYTWDGDISEVTYSRTGARRVAHTTQSGFYLATRLRLADPLSLIAGARLSRWETLTRAYNAAGAYTATSGAYKVSDEVTPYVGLVYDINPNVSVYGSYTEIFNPQNYKDRNENLLAPVQGSNLEAGLKTQWFDGRLTANAAVFEAKQDNYAVRDMSVPDGSLSDGSSAYIGVNGTKARGWEMDINGEVMPGWTVNAGFTHVKVTRAATDMLYANPPEDLLQLNTSVRLPGVLDKLTVGGGFSWQSEVEGYNIPYPLGGTRTVKQPAYMLVNLHANYAINDSWTASLNVRNALDKTYWANLDYNNYGEPRFVSASLRWKF; encoded by the coding sequence ATGAGAACGATTTACATTTGCGTCCCGTTGTGCACCCCCTGCCCACTGAGACCGCAAAAGTCCTTCCGTTCCCTGCCCTCCCGTTCCGTCCGTCGCGCCCCGCTGGGCCTCGCTGTCCTGGCCGTGCTGTCGCTGGCTTCGCCGCTCGCCCTGGCCGAGACCGCTGATGCCGCTGGCGATGCCAAGACCCTGGACAAGGTGAACGTGGTCAGCACCCAGCGTGCGCCCTCCAGCACTACCCGCCTGCCGATCAGCCTGCAGGAGACCCCGCAGTCCTCCACCGTGCTCGGCCTGCAGCGGATCCAGGACGAAGCCCTCTTCAGCATCAACGATGTCCTGCGCAACGTCACCGGCGTCAGCGTGTCCTTCTACGACACCCAGCGTCCGCTGTACTACGCCCGTGGCTTTGCCATCACCGACTTCCAGGTCGACGGCATCCCCACCTACAGCGGCTCGACCAACCAGGAATACGACACCGCCTTCTACGACCGCATCGAGGTCATCCGCGGCGCCAACGGCCTGCTCAGCGGCGCCGGCATTCCCTCGGCCACGGTCAACCTGCTGCGCAAGCGTCCGGGCAAGGACTTCGATGCCTCCTTCGCGGTCAGCGCCGGCAGCTGGGACTTCCGCCGCATGGAAGCCGACGTCAACGCACCGCTGACCTCCGACGGCCGCTTCCGCAGCCGCGTGGTCGCCGCCTACACCGACCGCGGGCTGTATTACGACCGCTACGACGAAAACAAGATGGCCGGCATGGCCGTGCTCGAAGGCGACCTCACCGACAGCACCACCGTCACCGTCGGCTACCAGACCCAGGACAACAACCCGTACGGCTCCACCTGGGGCACCGTGCCGTTCTTCGACAGCCAGGGCAACTTCGCCCACCTCCCGCGCGGAACCAACCTGTCGCCGAAGTGGAGCTACTGGAAGCGCGAAACCAGCACCGCCTTCGCCAACCTCGAGCAGCGTTTCGGCGAGAACTGGCTGCTGAAGATCAACACCGCCTACACCCGCGGCAACGTGCAGAACGTGCGCCTGTACGGCACCGGCAACCCGAACCCGGACACCGGCGCCGGCATCTTCCTGCGCGCCGCCGCCGGCGACTCCGAAGACACCCGCCGCAACGTCGACGCCTACCTCAGCGGCACCTTCCCGCTGTTCGGCCGCGAGCACGACCTCACCGTCGGCGCGCAGTGGTCCGACCTCGAAGGCACCACCAACACCATCGCACTGCGCTACCCGACCGACTGGGCCCGCTGCGGCACCGAACGCTGCTACTACATTCCCAACGTGTACACGTGGGACGGCGACATTTCCGAAGTCACCTACAGCCGCACTGGCGCCCGTCGCGTCGCCCACACCACCCAGAGCGGCTTCTACCTTGCCACCCGCCTGCGCCTGGCCGATCCGCTCTCGCTGATCGCCGGTGCGCGCCTGAGCCGTTGGGAAACCCTTACCCGTGCGTACAACGCCGCCGGTGCGTACACCGCCACCAGCGGTGCCTACAAGGTCAGCGACGAAGTCACGCCGTATGTCGGCCTGGTGTACGACATCAACCCCAACGTCTCGGTCTACGGCAGCTACACCGAGATCTTCAACCCGCAGAACTACAAGGACCGCAACGAGAACCTGCTGGCCCCCGTGCAGGGTTCCAACCTGGAAGCCGGCCTGAAGACCCAGTGGTTCGACGGCCGCCTGACCGCCAATGCCGCGGTGTTCGAAGCCAAGCAGGACAACTACGCGGTGCGCGACATGAGCGTGCCGGACGGCAGCCTCAGCGATGGCAGCTCGGCCTACATCGGCGTGAACGGCACCAAGGCGCGCGGCTGGGAAATGGACATCAACGGCGAAGTGATGCCGGGCTGGACGGTCAATGCCGGTTTCACCCACGTCAAGGTGACCCGCGCCGCCACCGACATGCTGTACGCGAATCCGCCGGAAGACCTGCTGCAGCTCAACACCAGCGTGCGCCTGCCCGGCGTGCTGGACAAGCTGACCGTGGGCGGTGGGTTCTCCTGGCAGAGCGAGGTGGAGGGCTACAACATCCCCTACCCGCTGGGTGGCACGCGCACGGTGAAGCAGCCGGCCTACATGCTGGTGAACCTGCACGCGAACTACGCGATCAATGACAGCTGGACCGCGTCGCTCAACGTGCGCAATGCGCTGGACAAGACCTACTGGGCGAACTTGGACTACAACAACTACGGCGAGCCGCGGTTCGTGTCGGCCAGCCTGCGCTGGAAGTTCTGA
- the mqo gene encoding malate dehydrogenase (quinone) yields MTKSSGTPSDGAPPRSEGRRKFAKLVLALFALLLIAAAVFLYWPLTQRSVPAAGNDKPVDVVLVGGGIMSITLATFLQELQPDWNIQVFERLDGVALESSDGWNNAGTGHSAFAELNYTPELPDGSIETKRAVGIAEQFEISRQFWSHQVKEGRLSQPSDFINATPHMSFVWGDDNIAYLHKRQQALVKNPLFYGMQYSEDPAQIKAWAPLLMEGRDPNQKVAATWMPLGTDVNFGVITRQLTAGLQRNPNFSLHLEHEVRALRQNDDKTWNVTVKDLNAGTESTLKSRFVFIGAGGAALKLLQLSGIPESKNYAGFPVGGQFLAFQSPEIAGRHSVKAYGMAETGSPPMSVPHLDARKLDGKPVVLFGPFALYSTKFLKHGSWFDLYSSVNHNNVAGMLDVGMENLDLVKYLMGQARLNDDDRQAELVKYFPNAKREDWKLVTAGQRVQIIKRDPEKGAVLQFGTEIVTDQDHTLAALLGASPGASTSPPIMLDLLRKAFPAQMAAGWEARLREIVPSYGRKLNDSAALTNEIRRQTSDTLRLPFLDVPEGTSPAVMLTPPAPVTEKRNANEEMQAL; encoded by the coding sequence ATGACGAAATCGTCTGGAACGCCTTCGGACGGCGCCCCGCCGCGTTCCGAAGGTCGCAGGAAATTCGCGAAGCTCGTCCTCGCCCTGTTTGCCCTGCTGCTGATCGCCGCCGCCGTCTTCCTGTACTGGCCGCTGACCCAGCGCTCGGTACCGGCCGCCGGCAACGACAAGCCGGTGGACGTGGTCCTGGTCGGCGGCGGCATCATGAGCATCACCCTGGCCACCTTCCTGCAGGAACTGCAGCCGGACTGGAACATCCAGGTGTTCGAGCGCCTCGATGGCGTTGCCCTGGAAAGTTCGGACGGCTGGAACAATGCCGGCACCGGGCACTCGGCCTTCGCCGAACTGAACTACACCCCGGAACTGCCCGACGGCAGCATCGAGACCAAGCGCGCGGTCGGCATTGCCGAGCAGTTCGAGATCTCGCGCCAGTTCTGGTCGCACCAGGTGAAGGAAGGCCGCCTGAGCCAGCCTTCGGACTTCATCAACGCCACGCCGCACATGAGCTTCGTATGGGGCGATGACAACATCGCCTACCTGCACAAGCGCCAGCAGGCGCTGGTGAAGAACCCGCTGTTCTACGGCATGCAGTACTCCGAAGACCCCGCGCAGATCAAGGCGTGGGCCCCGCTGCTGATGGAAGGCCGCGACCCGAACCAGAAGGTCGCCGCGACCTGGATGCCGCTGGGTACCGACGTCAACTTCGGCGTCATCACCCGCCAGCTCACCGCAGGCCTGCAGCGCAATCCGAACTTCAGCCTGCACCTGGAGCACGAAGTGCGGGCGCTGCGCCAAAACGACGACAAGACCTGGAACGTGACGGTCAAGGACCTCAACGCCGGAACCGAGTCCACCCTCAAGTCGCGGTTTGTGTTCATCGGCGCCGGCGGTGCCGCGCTCAAGCTGCTGCAGCTCTCGGGCATTCCCGAATCGAAGAACTATGCCGGCTTCCCGGTCGGTGGCCAGTTCCTCGCCTTCCAGTCGCCGGAGATCGCCGGCCGCCACAGCGTCAAGGCCTACGGCATGGCCGAAACCGGTTCGCCGCCGATGTCGGTGCCGCACCTGGACGCACGCAAGCTCGACGGCAAGCCGGTGGTCCTGTTCGGCCCGTTCGCGCTGTACAGCACCAAGTTCCTCAAGCACGGCTCGTGGTTCGACCTGTACTCCTCGGTCAACCACAACAACGTGGCCGGCATGCTCGACGTGGGCATGGAAAACCTGGACCTGGTGAAGTACCTGATGGGCCAGGCGCGCCTGAACGACGACGACCGCCAGGCCGAGCTGGTCAAGTACTTCCCCAACGCCAAACGCGAAGACTGGAAGCTGGTCACCGCCGGCCAGCGCGTGCAGATCATCAAGCGCGATCCCGAAAAGGGCGCGGTGCTGCAGTTCGGCACCGAGATCGTCACCGACCAGGATCACACCCTGGCCGCCCTGCTCGGCGCCTCGCCGGGCGCGTCGACCTCGCCGCCGATCATGCTCGACCTGCTCAGGAAGGCCTTCCCCGCGCAGATGGCCGCCGGCTGGGAAGCCCGCCTGCGCGAGATCGTGCCGTCCTACGGGCGCAAGCTCAACGACAGCGCTGCGCTGACCAACGAGATCCGCCGCCAGACCAGTGACACCCTGCGCCTGCCGTTCCTGGACGTGCCGGAGGGCACCAGCCCGGCGGTGATGCTGACCCCGCCGGCGCCGGTGACGGAAAAGCGCAACGCCAATGAGGAGATGCAGGCGTTGTAA
- a CDS encoding LysR family transcriptional regulator ArgP yields MRIDHAQLRALAAVIREGSFDRAAQSLNVTASAVSQRVKALEDRVGRLLVKRASPAVATPEGQVLVQLAEQTALLEHDALHRMGIADEDLPHASIPVAVNHDSLETWFTDAALRFAEQTGTTLDLRLEDQDHTVALLRQGAVLGAVTTLDEPVQGCQIHPLGSIRYAATCTPAFHEKYFAKGVNAQSLAQAPVLVFNRKDDLQARFARRLAGEELPMTAPTWWIPSTRAFVQANLGGLGWTMNPLPLVKRHLEAGRLVLMKPRAWEDVPLYWQHWKGDVQTMALLTRAVLAASATLVRKRR; encoded by the coding sequence ATGCGTATCGACCATGCCCAGCTCCGCGCCCTGGCGGCGGTGATCCGCGAAGGCAGCTTCGACCGTGCCGCGCAGTCGCTCAATGTCACCGCGTCTGCGGTCTCGCAGCGGGTCAAGGCGCTCGAGGACCGGGTCGGCCGGCTGCTGGTGAAACGCGCTTCGCCGGCGGTGGCGACCCCGGAGGGCCAGGTACTGGTGCAGCTGGCCGAGCAGACCGCACTACTGGAACACGACGCCCTTCATCGGATGGGCATCGCCGACGAGGACCTGCCCCACGCCAGCATTCCCGTGGCGGTCAACCACGACAGCCTGGAAACCTGGTTCACCGACGCCGCGCTGCGTTTTGCCGAGCAGACCGGCACCACGCTGGACCTGCGCCTGGAAGACCAGGACCACACCGTGGCGCTGCTGCGGCAGGGCGCGGTGCTGGGCGCGGTGACCACGCTGGACGAGCCGGTGCAGGGATGCCAGATCCACCCGTTGGGCAGCATCCGCTATGCAGCGACCTGCACCCCGGCGTTCCACGAGAAGTACTTCGCCAAGGGGGTGAACGCCCAGTCGCTGGCCCAGGCGCCGGTGCTGGTGTTCAACCGCAAGGACGATCTGCAGGCGCGTTTTGCCCGCCGCCTGGCCGGCGAGGAGCTGCCGATGACCGCGCCGACCTGGTGGATTCCTTCCACCCGCGCCTTCGTGCAGGCCAACCTGGGCGGGCTGGGCTGGACCATGAACCCACTGCCGCTGGTCAAGCGCCACCTGGAAGCCGGGCGGCTGGTGCTGATGAAACCGCGCGCCTGGGAAGACGTGCCCCTGTACTGGCAGCACTGGAAGGGCGACGTACAGACCATGGCGCTGCTGACCAGGGCAGTGCTGGCAGCGTCGGCAACCCTGGTGCGGAAGCGGCGTTGA
- a CDS encoding LysE/ArgO family amino acid transporter, with the protein MFSFISGGPGLAAWFSGAAAGIGLFAVVGAQSAFILRQGILRKHIVPVVATCAAIDAIFIFASVAGLSTLTRALPWLTTVVLWGGVTFLAWYAWQSARRALAGTGGMQVDDSDNSSRRAVLTAAVGFSLINPHFWLDMMVIGSIADNFGNARMAFAAGVVTASCLWLTAQGLGARMLAPLFTKPKTWRILDGTIAVILSILALSLAFRGVH; encoded by the coding sequence ATGTTCTCCTTCATTTCCGGCGGCCCCGGTCTGGCCGCGTGGTTCAGTGGCGCCGCCGCCGGCATCGGCCTGTTCGCCGTGGTCGGCGCGCAGAGCGCCTTCATCCTGCGCCAGGGCATCCTGCGCAAGCACATCGTTCCGGTCGTGGCGACCTGCGCGGCGATCGATGCGATCTTCATCTTTGCCAGCGTGGCCGGCCTGAGCACGCTGACCCGCGCGCTGCCCTGGCTGACCACCGTGGTGCTGTGGGGTGGCGTCACCTTCCTGGCCTGGTACGCCTGGCAGTCGGCACGCCGCGCGCTGGCCGGTACCGGTGGCATGCAGGTGGACGACAGCGACAACAGCTCGCGCCGCGCGGTGCTGACCGCCGCGGTCGGCTTCTCGCTGATCAACCCGCATTTCTGGCTGGACATGATGGTGATCGGCTCCATCGCCGACAACTTCGGCAATGCGCGCATGGCCTTCGCCGCCGGCGTGGTCACCGCCAGCTGCCTGTGGCTGACCGCACAGGGGCTGGGCGCGCGCATGCTGGCGCCGTTGTTCACCAAGCCGAAAACCTGGCGGATCCTGGACGGCACCATCGCCGTGATCCTCTCCATCCTGGCCCTGAGCCTGGCGTTCCGCGGCGTGCATTGA
- a CDS encoding alpha/beta hydrolase family protein, translating to MKYSKWAALAVLAALSGSVGQASAAEVNLDHYLKRDTFNDIKLSPSGQYYAATIPMEDRTGVAILDREAGKVVGSFMPPKNNHASSFYWVSDDRVLIGLAEKFGSLDKPQPTGELYSLSARSGRGDLLVGYRVEGAGPGTRIQPKKVEAVAAFLIDSMPQEERNVLVTVWPFSSDPYTRVDRLDVTSGRRQTVARSPVRNADFVSDPSGQIRFAHGAGSDNINKLYYRGVTGEDWKLVNDEAVSKRIETALGFSEDGQTAYLQVQQADGPDAIVSWDPATGKRATLLRDPVVDPEQLLYRPGTRVPVGALYMGDKPRTRFFDDASADARLYRSLEAAFAGEGVLITSSTRDGRLVLVQTWSGGNPGDFYIFDTVAKSAEHLISRSGWVDAARSAKVTPFAFKARDGMELHGYLTAPTASGTAKPPMVVVPHGGPFGVFDDGSYNSEAQMLADAGYAVLQVNFRGSGNFGRAYRQAGAQQWGGTMQDDVTDATRWAIAQGHADASRICIYGASYGAYAALMGAAREPGLYRCAAGYVGVYDLPMMHTTGDIQRSGSGSTYLKEWLGSAAEVAAVSPVNLADRIKVPVFLAAGGEDERAPIQHTKRMETALKKAGVPVESLYYDTEGHGFYTDPHRREYYGKLLAFLSHSLGGKTAGAAPASP from the coding sequence ATGAAGTACTCGAAGTGGGCGGCGCTGGCCGTCCTGGCTGCGTTGTCTGGTTCGGTCGGGCAGGCGTCCGCCGCCGAGGTGAACCTGGACCATTACCTCAAGCGCGATACCTTCAACGACATCAAGCTGTCGCCGAGTGGCCAGTACTACGCCGCCACCATCCCGATGGAGGACCGCACCGGCGTGGCCATCCTGGACCGGGAGGCCGGCAAGGTGGTCGGCTCGTTCATGCCGCCGAAGAACAACCACGCCAGCAGTTTCTACTGGGTGTCCGACGACCGCGTGCTGATCGGCCTGGCCGAGAAATTCGGCTCGCTCGACAAGCCGCAACCCACCGGTGAACTGTATTCCCTGAGCGCCAGGAGCGGCCGCGGCGACCTGCTGGTCGGCTACCGGGTCGAGGGCGCCGGGCCGGGCACGCGCATCCAGCCGAAGAAGGTCGAGGCAGTGGCCGCGTTCCTGATCGACTCGATGCCGCAGGAAGAACGCAACGTGCTGGTCACGGTGTGGCCGTTCTCCAGCGATCCGTACACGCGTGTCGACCGCTTGGACGTGACCAGCGGGCGCCGCCAGACCGTGGCGCGCTCGCCGGTGCGCAATGCCGATTTCGTCAGCGACCCAAGCGGGCAGATCCGCTTCGCGCACGGCGCTGGCAGCGACAACATCAACAAGCTGTACTACCGCGGCGTGACCGGCGAAGACTGGAAGCTAGTCAACGACGAAGCCGTGTCCAAGCGGATCGAAACCGCGCTTGGCTTCTCCGAAGATGGCCAGACCGCGTATCTGCAGGTCCAGCAGGCCGACGGTCCCGACGCGATCGTAAGCTGGGACCCGGCAACCGGGAAGCGCGCCACCCTGCTGCGTGACCCGGTGGTCGACCCCGAGCAGCTGCTGTACCGCCCGGGCACCCGCGTGCCGGTCGGTGCGCTGTACATGGGCGACAAGCCGCGCACCCGTTTCTTCGACGACGCGTCGGCCGACGCCCGCCTGTACCGCAGCCTGGAAGCCGCCTTTGCCGGCGAAGGGGTGTTGATCACCTCCAGCACCCGCGACGGTCGGCTGGTGCTGGTGCAGACCTGGTCGGGCGGCAATCCCGGCGATTTCTACATCTTCGACACCGTCGCCAAGTCGGCCGAGCACCTGATCAGCCGCAGCGGCTGGGTCGATGCGGCGCGCAGTGCCAAGGTCACGCCGTTCGCGTTCAAGGCCCGCGACGGCATGGAACTGCACGGCTATCTGACCGCGCCCACCGCCTCGGGCACGGCCAAGCCGCCGATGGTGGTGGTGCCGCACGGTGGCCCGTTCGGCGTGTTCGACGACGGCAGTTACAACAGCGAAGCGCAGATGCTGGCCGACGCCGGCTACGCCGTCCTGCAGGTCAACTTCCGCGGTTCGGGCAACTTTGGCCGCGCCTACCGGCAGGCGGGCGCGCAGCAGTGGGGCGGCACCATGCAGGACGACGTCACCGACGCCACCCGCTGGGCGATTGCCCAGGGCCACGCCGACGCGTCGCGCATCTGCATCTACGGCGCCAGCTACGGTGCCTATGCCGCGCTGATGGGCGCCGCGCGCGAACCGGGGCTGTACCGCTGCGCGGCCGGCTACGTCGGGGTCTACGACCTGCCGATGATGCATACCACCGGCGATATCCAGCGCAGCGGTTCGGGCAGCACCTACCTGAAGGAATGGCTGGGCAGCGCCGCCGAGGTGGCCGCGGTGTCGCCGGTGAACCTCGCCGATCGCATCAAGGTCCCGGTGTTCCTGGCCGCCGGCGGCGAAGACGAGCGTGCCCCGATCCAGCACACCAAGCGCATGGAGACGGCGCTGAAGAAGGCGGGGGTGCCGGTGGAGTCGCTCTACTACGACACCGAAGGCCACGGCTTCTACACCGACCCGCACCGTCGCGAGTACTACGGCAAGCTGCTGGCGTTCCTGTCGCACAGCTTGGGCGGCAAGACCGCCGGAGCAGCGCCGGCGTCGCCCTGA